The following coding sequences lie in one Haladaptatus sp. DJG-WS-42 genomic window:
- a CDS encoding MaoC family dehydratase, giving the protein MSSEPRHQSLAETWMKTSTRLFNSALEANRATLAAFGVPTVPTNGATATPDDEDVHALAGIDLDGWDVEVTADHRDALDIGDKVRFTKTISENDVIEFARASGDTNRLHLDKPYAEKTRFKGRIVHGTLAAGLISAALARLPGLVIYLSQDVEFRNPIRIGDRITAEVEIVEDLGDYRYRLSTVVTDDDDTIVDGEAVVLLDKRPDA; this is encoded by the coding sequence ATGAGTTCTGAACCGCGGCATCAGTCTTTGGCTGAAACGTGGATGAAAACATCTACTCGACTGTTTAACAGCGCGCTAGAGGCAAACCGGGCCACCCTCGCCGCCTTTGGGGTTCCAACCGTGCCGACCAACGGCGCGACAGCGACACCGGACGACGAAGACGTACACGCCCTCGCCGGGATAGACCTCGACGGCTGGGACGTCGAAGTCACCGCCGACCACCGCGACGCCCTCGACATCGGTGACAAAGTTCGCTTCACCAAAACCATCTCGGAGAACGATGTTATCGAGTTCGCTCGCGCGAGCGGTGACACAAACCGCCTCCACCTCGACAAACCCTACGCAGAGAAGACACGGTTCAAGGGCCGCATCGTCCACGGGACGCTCGCCGCGGGCCTCATCAGCGCCGCCCTTGCCCGCCTCCCCGGGCTGGTCATCTATCTCTCACAGGACGTTGAGTTCCGCAACCCAATCCGCATCGGCGACCGCATCACTGCGGAAGTAGAAATCGTCGAAGACCTCGGCGACTACCGCTACCGACTCTCGACCGTCGTCACCGACGACGACGACACCATCGTCGACGGCGAAGCCGTCGTCCTCCTCGATAAACGTCCAGACGCCTAA
- a CDS encoding AbrB/MazE/SpoVT family DNA-binding domain-containing protein, whose protein sequence is MTENDEMMWTPAQFARQFQQASQQALDQQQDYVQSMFGSSTGSGLSGLSQLGAMSMGMATFKTRVQSGGRISIPDAEREALDIQEGDIVQTVVIPVKRNRED, encoded by the coding sequence ATGACCGAGAATGACGAGATGATGTGGACGCCGGCGCAGTTTGCCCGGCAGTTCCAGCAGGCGAGCCAGCAGGCACTCGACCAACAGCAGGACTACGTACAGTCCATGTTCGGGTCGAGCACGGGGTCGGGGCTTTCCGGTCTTTCGCAGCTTGGCGCGATGAGTATGGGCATGGCGACGTTCAAGACCCGTGTCCAGAGCGGGGGGCGCATCAGCATCCCCGACGCGGAGCGCGAGGCGCTCGATATCCAAGAAGGCGACATCGTTCAAACCGTCGTCATTCCGGTCAAACGCAACAGAGAGGACTAA
- a CDS encoding poly(R)-hydroxyalkanoic acid synthase subunit PhaE: MSNMSQNDMQAQWSQFVEQWNESVSRSFEQNMEAQSAFMDAWADAFEGSVPDEDQLNQGMKGYTRAYEVWMDAAERMMTRAGDVAEGEDVDATEFRDIWLQSANKAFKEVMSTSAFAAGTGQFVETMMEARKQADAASEEALQEWGFATRSDVMEVGERLVELERRQQRVEDKLDQLLEEN, from the coding sequence ATGAGTAACATGAGCCAAAACGACATGCAAGCACAGTGGAGTCAATTCGTAGAACAGTGGAACGAGAGCGTCTCGCGCTCGTTCGAGCAGAACATGGAAGCGCAGTCTGCGTTTATGGACGCCTGGGCCGACGCCTTCGAGGGCTCCGTCCCCGACGAAGACCAATTGAATCAGGGTATGAAAGGCTATACCCGGGCCTACGAGGTCTGGATGGACGCCGCAGAGCGCATGATGACCCGCGCAGGCGACGTCGCCGAAGGCGAAGACGTCGACGCGACCGAGTTCCGCGACATCTGGCTCCAGAGCGCGAACAAGGCGTTCAAAGAAGTCATGAGCACCTCGGCGTTCGCTGCTGGCACCGGCCAGTTCGTCGAGACGATGATGGAAGCGCGAAAGCAGGCAGACGCCGCGAGCGAAGAAGCCCTCCAAGAATGGGGCTTTGCTACCCGCAGTGACGTGATGGAAGTCGGCGAGCGCCTCGTCGAACTCGAACGCCGCCAACAGCGCGTCGAAGACAAGTTAGACCAGCTCCTAGAGGAGAACTGA
- the phaC gene encoding class III poly(R)-hydroxyalkanoic acid synthase subunit PhaC translates to MAYTNPLAATLDLQRRAFEAATQGFEKGEIAPEQLERMLEVDVGETPSEVVYTENKLELLHYESRTDEQHKVPILIVYALINRPYILDLQPDRSVVRHLLDAGHDVYLIDWNEPSRMDAHLTLDDYVNRYIENCVDVVRERAEQDSINILGYCMGGTMSAMYAALHPEKVRNLGLMAAGLCFRDTGGVLEMWGDEKYYSPSDVTDTFGNMPSDMLDIGFALMDPVDNYVNKYVRLFDNLENEDFIENFGRMEQWLSDGIDVAGKTYVQFLEDIYQQNKLYKNELELNGTRVNLENIDMPVLQIMGEYDHLIPPESSKPFNDVIGSDDTETFEFPTGHIGLSVSGSSHRDLWPRVSEWYLERSQVEEVDDEPEAAEPEAEEPVAEESDADAEAESADEPMDEDEAATIEIEDTGDADTQQSSLVAEDDAAPDVETVDGIGPTYADRLRAAGITTVTDLAVADVETLAEIAEVSVSRAESWKDQL, encoded by the coding sequence ATGGCCTATACGAACCCGCTCGCAGCGACACTCGACCTCCAGCGCCGCGCCTTCGAAGCCGCGACACAGGGGTTTGAAAAGGGCGAAATCGCCCCCGAACAGCTAGAGCGAATGCTCGAAGTGGACGTGGGCGAGACCCCGAGCGAGGTCGTCTACACGGAGAACAAACTCGAACTGCTCCACTACGAGTCGCGCACCGACGAACAGCACAAGGTGCCAATCCTCATCGTGTACGCGCTCATCAACCGGCCGTACATCTTAGACCTCCAGCCAGACCGCAGCGTGGTTCGCCACCTGCTCGATGCAGGTCACGACGTGTACCTCATCGACTGGAACGAACCGTCCCGGATGGACGCCCACCTGACGCTCGACGACTACGTCAACCGCTACATCGAAAACTGCGTGGACGTGGTGCGCGAGCGCGCCGAGCAAGACTCGATTAACATCCTCGGCTACTGCATGGGCGGCACCATGAGCGCGATGTACGCCGCACTCCACCCCGAAAAGGTGCGGAACCTCGGGCTGATGGCCGCGGGACTGTGCTTCCGCGACACCGGCGGCGTCCTCGAAATGTGGGGCGACGAGAAGTACTACTCGCCGTCTGACGTGACCGACACGTTTGGCAACATGCCAAGCGACATGCTCGACATCGGCTTCGCGCTGATGGACCCCGTTGACAACTACGTCAACAAGTACGTCCGCCTGTTCGATAATCTCGAAAACGAAGACTTCATCGAGAACTTCGGCCGGATGGAGCAGTGGCTCTCTGACGGCATCGACGTTGCCGGAAAGACCTACGTCCAGTTCTTAGAGGATATCTACCAGCAGAACAAGCTCTACAAAAACGAGCTTGAGCTGAACGGCACGCGCGTCAACTTAGAGAACATCGACATGCCCGTGCTCCAAATCATGGGCGAGTACGACCACCTCATCCCACCGGAGTCCTCAAAACCGTTCAACGACGTCATCGGCAGCGACGACACCGAGACGTTCGAGTTCCCGACGGGCCACATCGGCCTCTCGGTCTCGGGCAGTTCGCACCGCGACCTCTGGCCGCGCGTGAGCGAGTGGTACCTTGAGCGCTCGCAGGTCGAAGAAGTCGACGACGAACCGGAAGCAGCCGAGCCGGAAGCTGAAGAACCTGTGGCTGAAGAATCGGACGCCGACGCAGAAGCAGAATCGGCAGACGAACCGATGGACGAAGACGAAGCAGCGACCATCGAAATCGAAGACACCGGAGACGCAGACACCCAGCAGTCGAGTCTCGTCGCCGAGGACGACGCAGCACCGGATGTCGAAACCGTAGACGGCATCGGCCCAACGTACGCAGACCGCCTGCGCGCGGCCGGTATCACGACGGTGACCGACCTCGCCGTCGCAGACGTAGAGACGCTTGCGGAGATTGCAGAGGTCTCTGTCTCGCGGGCTGAGTCCTGGAAAGACCAACTCTAA
- a CDS encoding beta-ketoacyl-ACP reductase, with amino-acid sequence MLTNQTCLVTGSSRGIGRGIALDLASHGATVVVNYRSGEAEAAGVVEEIEANGGTAVAMQCDVSAYDEVAALCKRVHDRVGPIDVLVNNAGITIDKTFTNMTREDWDRVMDVNLGGVFNCTNCFFDDLLDAEHGRLINISSVVGQQGNYGQANYATTKSGLFGFTRTIALEMARSGSTANCVAPGFVKTDMLDIVPSEVQEKILTRIPLGRFASVEDITGMVSYVASPKSSYMTGQVLSVNGGMDW; translated from the coding sequence ATGCTCACAAACCAAACCTGTCTAGTGACGGGGAGCTCTCGGGGCATCGGTCGTGGGATTGCGCTCGATTTGGCGAGCCACGGCGCAACGGTCGTCGTGAACTATCGGTCGGGTGAGGCCGAGGCGGCGGGTGTGGTCGAGGAGATTGAAGCGAACGGCGGAACCGCCGTCGCGATGCAGTGTGACGTCTCTGCGTACGACGAGGTCGCCGCGTTGTGCAAGCGCGTCCACGACCGCGTTGGCCCCATCGACGTGCTCGTGAACAACGCGGGCATCACCATCGACAAGACGTTCACCAACATGACCCGCGAAGACTGGGACCGCGTCATGGACGTGAACTTAGGTGGAGTGTTCAACTGCACGAACTGCTTTTTCGACGACTTGCTCGATGCAGAGCACGGCCGACTCATCAACATCTCGAGCGTCGTTGGTCAGCAGGGGAACTACGGGCAGGCGAACTATGCGACGACCAAGAGTGGCCTGTTTGGGTTCACCCGGACGATTGCCCTCGAAATGGCGCGGTCTGGGTCGACAGCAAACTGCGTTGCACCGGGCTTCGTCAAGACCGACATGCTCGACATCGTCCCGTCGGAGGTTCAAGAGAAAATCCTCACGCGCATCCCCTTGGGCCGGTTCGCCAGCGTCGAGGACATCACTGGAATGGTGAGCTACGTGGCGAGTCCGAAATCCTCGTACATGACCGGGCAGGTGCTCTCGGTCAACGGCGGCATGGACTGGTAG
- a CDS encoding TIGR00725 family protein, translating to MRVSVIGGSTVDDATYEAAVEVGRELGRRGHTVICGGLGGVMEAVCRGAREEGGHTIGILSGSDPTAANEYVETALATGLGNARNVLVVMNGTGVIAIDGHYGTLSEIAHALDFGKPVCGLNTHDIEGIESVESPERVVSRLEQIVL from the coding sequence ATGCGAGTGAGTGTCATCGGCGGAAGCACGGTGGACGACGCGACCTACGAAGCCGCCGTCGAAGTCGGCAGAGAGCTCGGGCGACGCGGCCATACGGTCATCTGTGGTGGGCTCGGTGGCGTGATGGAAGCCGTCTGTCGCGGCGCGCGCGAGGAGGGTGGACACACGATTGGCATTCTCTCGGGGTCAGACCCGACCGCGGCAAACGAATACGTTGAAACAGCGCTCGCGACGGGCTTGGGAAACGCCCGAAATGTCCTCGTTGTGATGAACGGGACGGGCGTCATCGCAATCGACGGTCATTACGGAACCCTGTCAGAAATCGCCCACGCGCTTGATTTCGGGAAACCCGTCTGTGGACTCAATACGCATGATATCGAGGGAATTGAATCGGTGGAGTCACCAGAACGGGTCGTTTCGCGCCTCGAACAGATTGTCTTGTGA
- a CDS encoding helix-turn-helix domain-containing protein, whose translation MSGSENATSDADFHDAVESLEQLGLTTYEAKVFITLQRLRTGTAREVNDATSVPRSQVYATAESLESQGLVEIQQSNPITYKPVDITQARELLTERFEREQNRAFSYVEQAISEGTGIEEREDIWTISGAARINNRAVNLIETADDRLILGTGDTRHFPPEVCEALASAAARGVSVSVLSDDDGVNEIASDLGVSTEPARGYRPSDDQTGRILLGDDDIILLSVSAHRSGEEAGLWSADTEFATILMQVVEAGLYEGF comes from the coding sequence ATGAGCGGCAGTGAAAACGCCACTAGTGACGCAGATTTCCACGACGCCGTTGAGTCACTCGAGCAGTTGGGGCTGACGACCTACGAGGCAAAGGTGTTCATCACCCTCCAGCGCCTGCGGACGGGGACCGCCCGCGAGGTAAACGACGCGACGAGCGTGCCGCGCTCGCAGGTGTACGCCACCGCAGAGAGCCTCGAATCACAAGGACTCGTCGAGATTCAACAATCGAATCCGATTACGTACAAGCCCGTAGACATCACGCAGGCCCGCGAACTGCTCACCGAACGCTTCGAGCGCGAGCAAAATCGCGCGTTCAGCTACGTCGAGCAGGCGATTTCAGAGGGGACGGGCATCGAAGAGCGCGAAGACATCTGGACGATAAGCGGGGCGGCGCGCATCAACAATCGCGCGGTGAATCTCATCGAGACGGCGGACGACCGCCTCATCCTCGGAACGGGCGACACCCGCCACTTCCCGCCTGAGGTGTGTGAAGCGCTCGCATCGGCCGCCGCACGCGGGGTTTCGGTCAGCGTACTCAGCGACGATGACGGCGTCAACGAGATTGCAAGCGACCTTGGCGTGAGCACGGAACCCGCGCGTGGCTATCGGCCAAGCGACGACCAGACCGGGCGGATCTTGCTCGGCGACGACGACATTATCCTACTCTCCGTGTCCGCCCACCGCTCGGGCGAAGAAGCGGGCCTCTGGAGTGCGGACACCGAGTTTGCGACTATTCTCATGCAGGTTGTCGAAGCCGGGCTGTACGAAGGGTTCTGA
- a CDS encoding enoyl-CoA hydratase/isomerase family protein, with the protein MAYETLLVERDAGRVTVTLNRPEKLNAMTGEMFVELRALFRELADDDVDVVTIRGAGEHFSAGVDMSGVPEWAEQKPIDVRDNLEVVHDALRSLEALDAPIIAAIDGYALGGGLELTLACDIRVASHRAQFGLPEANVGLAMDLGGSQKLPGMIGEGMTKWLIMTGKNIDADRAFDVGLVEQVAEEGEFDEMVAELEDTLAEKPTYVLGIAKRQVHSVRPLNLDESMNQALHHALTAYQEDETQKLVTDFLDR; encoded by the coding sequence ATGGCATACGAGACGCTTCTCGTTGAGCGCGACGCTGGTCGTGTCACCGTAACGCTGAACCGCCCAGAGAAACTGAACGCGATGACCGGCGAGATGTTCGTCGAGTTGCGCGCGCTGTTTCGGGAGTTAGCAGACGACGACGTAGACGTGGTGACGATTCGCGGCGCGGGTGAGCACTTCTCTGCGGGCGTGGACATGTCCGGCGTCCCCGAGTGGGCAGAGCAGAAGCCAATCGACGTGCGCGACAACCTCGAAGTCGTCCACGACGCGCTTAGAAGCTTAGAAGCGCTCGACGCGCCCATCATCGCCGCCATCGACGGCTACGCGCTCGGCGGCGGTCTCGAACTCACGCTTGCCTGTGACATCCGCGTGGCGAGCCACCGGGCACAGTTCGGCCTCCCCGAGGCGAACGTCGGCCTCGCGATGGACTTAGGCGGGTCACAGAAACTCCCCGGTATGATCGGCGAAGGGATGACCAAGTGGCTCATCATGACGGGCAAGAACATCGACGCAGACCGCGCCTTTGACGTTGGCCTCGTCGAACAGGTCGCCGAAGAAGGCGAGTTCGACGAAATGGTCGCAGAGTTAGAAGACACGCTCGCAGAAAAGCCGACGTACGTGCTTGGCATCGCAAAGCGCCAAGTCCACTCGGTGCGCCCGCTCAATCTCGATGAGTCGATGAATCAGGCGCTCCACCACGCGCTCACGGCGTATCAAGAAGACGAGACTCAGAAGCTGGTCACCGACTTCTTAGACCGTTAG
- a CDS encoding MaoC family dehydratase has protein sequence MIPASFEEFEPGQTFAFGSYTLTEADIVDFATEYDPQPFHVDAAAAEDTMFGGLIASGWQTCSVTMRLLVDNFMNKTASLGAAGVDELRWLRPVRPGDTLSVRIEVLETSPAETDPTRGDVYYEISTYNQDDEKVLSMKALGMIGRES, from the coding sequence ATGATTCCTGCCTCCTTCGAGGAGTTCGAACCGGGCCAAACCTTTGCATTTGGCAGCTACACGCTCACCGAAGCCGATATCGTCGACTTTGCTACGGAGTACGACCCCCAGCCGTTCCACGTCGATGCCGCCGCTGCAGAAGACACGATGTTCGGCGGCCTCATCGCAAGCGGCTGGCAGACGTGTTCGGTGACGATGCGCCTGCTCGTCGATAACTTCATGAACAAAACCGCAAGCCTCGGCGCGGCGGGCGTCGATGAACTGCGCTGGCTTCGCCCGGTCAGGCCGGGCGACACCCTCTCCGTGCGCATCGAGGTGCTCGAAACCTCGCCCGCAGAAACCGACCCGACGCGTGGGGACGTCTACTACGAAATCTCGACGTACAACCAAGACGACGAAAAGGTGCTGTCGATGAAAGCCCTCGGAATGATTGGCCGCGAATCCTAA
- a CDS encoding PH domain-containing protein, whose protein sequence is MARGAPLLWSVLISLPFLIGGGRILLGMTTLVYPQLLGWALIIFGLIVIVIGAYVQRTAPAEVQLSDNEYIIDRRHPTQRVATVRLTVGFLLLSIATYLTYFTQEPLAYPLVALILGLVLFSQGLFTYWANSLTSYYLTNERVISEYRFLSLVRKELPLSKVRGIQENRSVLETVVGLGNVQIAAGGSGHLEIILRNVRDSTGFADHLRELI, encoded by the coding sequence ATGGCGCGTGGCGCACCGCTCCTCTGGAGCGTGCTCATCTCCCTGCCGTTTCTCATCGGTGGCGGGCGGATTCTGCTCGGCATGACGACGCTTGTCTACCCACAGCTGCTTGGCTGGGCGCTGATCATCTTCGGTCTCATCGTCATCGTCATCGGCGCGTACGTCCAGCGGACGGCGCCAGCGGAGGTACAACTCAGCGACAACGAGTACATCATCGACCGCCGCCACCCGACCCAGCGCGTCGCCACCGTCCGACTCACCGTTGGCTTTCTCCTCCTCTCGATTGCGACGTATCTCACCTACTTCACCCAAGAGCCACTCGCCTACCCGCTCGTGGCGCTCATCCTCGGGCTCGTGTTGTTTTCACAGGGGTTGTTCACGTACTGGGCGAACTCGCTTACGAGCTACTACCTGACCAACGAACGGGTAATCAGCGAGTACCGATTTCTCTCGCTCGTCCGCAAGGAACTCCCGCTTTCTAAGGTTCGGGGGATTCAAGAGAATCGGTCGGTGCTCGAAACCGTCGTCGGGCTTGGAAACGTCCAAATCGCCGCAGGCGGGAGTGGGCATCTCGAAATCATCCTTCGCAACGTCCGCGATTCGACCGGCTTCGCAGACCACCTCCGCGAACTCATCTAA
- a CDS encoding IMP cyclohydrolase: MYVGRFIVIGPDIGAYRVSSRSFPNRKVVDRDGTFTVAPTADAEPTDNPYVSYNCLRIAGDTAVIGNGSHVDPITEKIERGYPARDALGEALLAMDYEKDSYNTPRIAGTVGEKSYIGTVRSDALIVNEVTEPTLVATYERDTPEAYPLTTNAATEAAKAVYDADFEHAVCAAAVSRTESGFETAIENGN, translated from the coding sequence ATGTACGTTGGACGATTTATCGTCATCGGGCCAGACATCGGTGCGTATCGCGTTTCCTCCCGCTCGTTTCCGAACCGCAAGGTCGTAGACCGCGACGGCACGTTCACCGTCGCGCCGACCGCGGACGCAGAGCCGACGGACAACCCGTACGTGTCGTACAACTGCCTGCGGATTGCGGGCGACACGGCCGTCATCGGCAACGGCTCGCACGTAGACCCCATCACCGAGAAAATCGAACGCGGCTACCCCGCCCGCGACGCGCTCGGTGAGGCACTGCTCGCGATGGACTACGAGAAAGACAGCTACAACACCCCGCGCATCGCCGGAACCGTGGGCGAAAAAAGCTACATCGGTACCGTCCGCAGCGATGCACTCATCGTGAACGAAGTGACCGAGCCAACGCTCGTCGCCACCTACGAGCGCGACACGCCCGAGGCCTACCCGCTCACCACCAACGCCGCGACCGAGGCTGCGAAAGCCGTCTACGATGCTGACTTTGAACACGCCGTCTGTGCCGCCGCCGTTTCCCGCACCGAGAGCGGCTTCGAGACGGCAATCGAGAACGGGAATTAA
- a CDS encoding metallophosphoesterase family protein, with protein sequence MKLGVIADVHGNLVALEAVMDAMPAVDALVCAGDVVGYNPWPGECVDTLRETDCLSVMGNHDRAVVTGTTDHFNGMARAGVRYAERVLSSAQFEWLAALPATRTEFDGRVKLVHGHPDDPDRYTYPDLFDPAMLRGEDVLVTGHTHVQGHRTFEEGIVLNPGSVGQPRDGDPRAAFSVVDVDAMSVDERRVSYDIDAVEQKVNAVGLPEDIANRLRRGR encoded by the coding sequence ATGAAACTCGGCGTCATTGCTGACGTACACGGGAATCTCGTCGCCTTAGAAGCCGTCATGGACGCGATGCCAGCGGTCGATGCGCTCGTCTGTGCGGGCGACGTGGTTGGCTACAACCCGTGGCCCGGCGAGTGCGTTGACACATTGAGAGAGACCGATTGTCTCTCGGTTATGGGAAACCACGACCGCGCCGTTGTGACCGGCACGACCGACCACTTCAACGGGATGGCCCGGGCGGGAGTGCGCTACGCTGAGCGCGTCCTGTCGAGCGCCCAGTTCGAGTGGCTCGCAGCCCTCCCAGCAACGCGCACCGAATTCGACGGGCGCGTGAAACTCGTCCACGGCCACCCTGACGACCCCGACCGCTACACCTACCCCGACCTGTTCGACCCCGCGATGCTCCGCGGCGAGGACGTGCTTGTGACCGGCCACACCCACGTCCAGGGCCACCGAACCTTTGAGGAAGGGATCGTGTTGAACCCCGGAAGCGTTGGCCAACCCCGCGACGGCGACCCGCGCGCCGCCTTCTCGGTGGTCGATGTGGATGCGATGAGCGTCGATGAACGGCGCGTCAGCTACGACATCGACGCGGTCGAACAGAAAGTGAACGCAGTCGGACTGCCAGAAGACATCGCCAACCGACTGCGCCGTGGTCGGTAA
- a CDS encoding tryptophanase — MTAYKSKMVEPIHLPSREVREENLERAGYNMFNLPSEDVFIDLLTDSGTGTMSAKQWAAMMLGDEAYAGSRSFDTLQDAVSDVMGFDYVIPTHQGRGAENVLYGTLLEAGDVVPNNTHFDTTRAHVANAGAEAVDCPVSGAMELQSDEPFKGNFDLDKGWAVVDEHGEDAIPVVILTITNNSTAGQPVSMENIRAVRAFADDIDATFVMDACRFAENAYFIQQREADYENHSVAEIAREELSYADALVMSGKKDALVNIGGFVACRDETLFEHARQRAILYEGFSTYGGLAGRDIEAMAQGLREAVTQEYIESRVGQVQELAALLDEANLPVYLPAGGHAVYLDAEGFFPHIPLDQFPGQALACELYREGGVRGVELGSFAFPGTNRPELVRLAIPRRTYHREHLEHIADTVDGVYARRESVSGLEIISEPPMKELRHFSAELRPV; from the coding sequence ATGACTGCGTACAAATCGAAGATGGTCGAGCCGATTCACCTGCCATCACGCGAGGTTCGGGAGGAAAACCTCGAACGCGCTGGTTACAACATGTTCAATCTCCCCTCAGAAGACGTGTTTATCGACCTACTCACCGACTCGGGGACGGGCACGATGAGCGCAAAGCAGTGGGCGGCCATGATGCTCGGCGACGAAGCCTACGCCGGAAGTCGGAGTTTCGACACCCTCCAAGACGCCGTCTCTGACGTGATGGGCTTTGACTACGTCATCCCGACCCACCAAGGACGGGGCGCAGAAAACGTTCTCTACGGGACGCTCCTCGAAGCCGGTGACGTCGTCCCGAACAACACCCACTTCGACACGACGCGCGCCCACGTCGCAAACGCGGGAGCCGAAGCCGTTGACTGCCCGGTCTCCGGCGCGATGGAGCTGCAATCAGACGAGCCGTTCAAGGGCAACTTCGACCTCGACAAAGGCTGGGCTGTGGTCGACGAACACGGCGAAGACGCCATTCCCGTGGTCATTCTCACCATCACCAACAACTCCACGGCTGGTCAGCCGGTGAGCATGGAAAACATCCGCGCCGTCCGTGCGTTTGCAGACGACATCGACGCCACGTTCGTCATGGACGCCTGCCGGTTCGCCGAAAACGCCTACTTCATCCAGCAACGTGAGGCCGATTACGAGAACCACTCGGTCGCAGAAATCGCCCGCGAGGAACTCTCGTACGCCGACGCGCTCGTCATGAGCGGGAAGAAAGACGCGCTCGTGAACATCGGCGGCTTCGTCGCTTGCCGCGATGAAACGCTGTTCGAACACGCCCGCCAGCGCGCCATTCTGTACGAAGGCTTCTCGACCTACGGTGGCCTCGCCGGACGCGACATCGAGGCGATGGCACAGGGGCTTCGGGAAGCCGTCACGCAGGAGTACATCGAATCGCGTGTTGGCCAAGTTCAAGAACTTGCCGCCCTTCTCGACGAGGCAAACCTTCCCGTCTACCTCCCCGCAGGCGGTCACGCCGTCTACCTCGACGCAGAGGGCTTTTTCCCACACATTCCGCTCGACCAGTTCCCCGGACAGGCACTCGCCTGTGAACTCTACCGCGAAGGCGGCGTCCGCGGCGTCGAACTTGGGAGTTTTGCCTTCCCTGGAACCAACCGGCCCGAACTCGTCCGCCTCGCCATCCCGCGGCGCACCTACCACCGCGAACACCTAGAGCACATCGCAGACACCGTCGACGGCGTCTACGCGCGCCGTGAGTCGGTGTCGGGGCTCGAAATCATCTCCGAACCGCCGATGAAAGAACTGCGCCACTTCTCTGCGGAACTCCGCCCGGTCTGA